A stretch of DNA from Micromonospora peucetia:
CCGGGACACCTTCGAGCGAGGCCACGGTGTGCCGGATCGGCACTCTCACGCCATCTTCGAGAACGGCGCCTTGGGTGACGGGGCCGGCGGTGGTGGTGGAGGCGGTGGGCACTAACGAGGGCGAAAGGTTGCAGTCCTCCCCAGCCTTAGGAGTTCATCCGCGCGACCAACACGTCAGCGATCTCCCGCATGCTGGTGACCACTACGTCGGCTCCGGCTTCCTGGAACTTCTCGACCTTGGCCGGGCGGTTCGCGTACCCGATCACTCGTGCCCCGGCTGCCCGCGCCCCGTCGATGTCCGAGAGGGAGTCGCCAATCAGTACGCACCGGGCCGGCGCTCCGCCTACTGCGTGTGCGGCTTGCCGGATCGGTTCCGGGTTGGGCTTCATCCGCTCCGGGGCGGCGTAGGCCCGGCCAACGATCGGCGAGACATGGACGGCAAGGCGGTGCGCTGCCAGGTAGGCGCTCACGGCACCGGCAGAGTTGTTGCTGACGACCGCCACGGGGAGGCCGGCTTGCCGGGCAGCGACGACGACTTCCCGGCCGTATGGCGTCGGTTCGGCGGTCTCGACGGCCTGGCGCTCAGCCGCGCACAGTGCATCCTCTACCGCCTGCGTGACCTTCTGGTCGCCGGTGGCCCCGATGCGGCGTAGTACCTCAAGCGGGTCCGGTTCGCTGGCGAGATCCGGCGGGACTTCGATGCCGCGCCGGTGCAACACCTCGACCAGTTCCGCGGCGACCCTCGGCGCTGGATAGCCCGCGAAGACGCTGCACACCGGCCCGTCGAAGTCGAGCAGCACGGCACCGACTTCGTCGAACAGCCGGCCAAGGTCGGCGTTCATGCGTCGTACCGGTAGGCGATGGTCGACCACACCGAGTCGAACCACTGGCGTGACGCTTCCACGAATTGCGTGCCGTGGGAGGCATCGTCGTCGGTTACCGCGTAGTGGAAGAGTGGCACATCCTTGCCCATCAGGTCATAGATCGCCATCGGTTCACCCTTGATCGACACGGTGCGCTCAACGACCGGATAGAAGCCGTAGAAGACTTCGTCGCCGTTGAGGATGTAGAGCTTGAACAGCGGGGATGCCCGGTGCATCCTCGACCGTGGTTGAGCGGATGAGCCCGAGGTCGCCCAGCTCGGTGACCTGGTCGATGATGCCGTCCGCTGCCCGGCGGGTGATCCGTTCCGCTCGCTCGCGTACGGCTGGATCGTCGGTCTGGGGCTCGGCTCGTGCGGGGAGTGCCATGGGGACGGTCATGTCGGAGATCAGGACGCGCACGGTGATCGTCTCTGGTGTGAGTCGCCCGACCCGGACCTTGTCGAGCGCCTCAGCGAGCGCGTCCCTCAGCGTCTCCCCGGAGAACCCGGCGAAGTCGATGCTGACGTGAGGTCGCTCGAATGCGGCTTCGATGTGGGGGCGCAGCTCGACGGCCCGCTGTGTCTGAGCGCGGACGAAGGCGCCGCTTCCCTGCCGGGTAACGATCAGTCGTTCTGCCCGGAGCAGGTCCAAGGCTCGCTTGACGGTTTCCCGTGCGACGCCGTAGCGCGCTGCTAGGTCGGGCTGTGACGGCAGCTTGTCGCCGGGGGAGAGCTCCGGCGTACAGGTCGACTCGTACGGGTTTGGTCAGCCGAGCAGTCCCAGGACGGCCGCCGTCAGGTCGAGCAGGGCGGCGATGCGGGCGATGGTGGCGGTGGCGGTGTGGTCGGGAGGTGATATCGGCCAGCAGCACCGGCAGTGTTCAGCTACGGATTTCACCGTGATCGGCCAGGAGGAGCCGAGGCGTCCACCCCTGTTTCAGCCAGCCACGGATCCACTGGTGGTGCCGAATCCGCCCCGCGCGGGGATACCTGCTCGGATGCGTGCGGCCTGGTCCATCGCGGCGATTTTCTGCTCTCCGGCAGTCGCCGGGAGCCTGCTCCCGGGCCTGTACCCAGAGCCGTACCGGCCGATGTAGATGTAGCGGTTGTGGTCGTCGTCTCCGTCACAGTCACTCTCAGGGAGGACGCGGCGCTGCTCATCGGCGCAGTAGGCGGTTCGGGCCGGCTCGCTCTCGGAGATGAAGTTGCGCGGCTCGCCGTCAGAGATGTCGCTGTCAGCAGGCGGTCGTCCGGTGTGGCCGCGGGTCGGCTCGTTGCCGACTGCACACCCAGCTACTACGAGGGCCAGGGCGGTGAACGTAGTGGAGAGGGGGATGTGGCTGCTGCGTAAGCGGCGGGCGTTGATCCTCATGAGTCTCCTCAGTCATGGACGTGGGGCTTGAGCCTGGTGACAGTCTCCAAAGGAGAGTCAAACTCGGGCGTCGCGCGCGCCGGCAGCGACTACGACGCCGCCCGCCTCGCTACGCGCGGCGACATCGTCGTGGTGACCCTCAACTACCGGCTGGGAATCTTCGGCTTCTTCGGCCACCCCGGGCTGCCCGACAGCGGTGCGTTCGGCGTGCAGGACCAGCAGGCGGCGCTGGGGTGGGTACGGCGCAACGCGACCGCGTTCGGCGGTGATCCAGGCAACGTCACGCTCGTCGGTGAGTCATTGGGCTCGCACTCGGTATGCGCCCAACTCGCCGCTCCGGCCTCGGCCGGCCTGTTCCACCGCGCGATCACGCAGAGTTCCCCATGTTGGAGCCAGGACGACCTGCCGGCGGTCCTGGGCGTGCCACCCTGGGTTCCCGCCTCGGCTCATGAGGGACACGGGCAGCTCATCGCCGAGCGGCTCTCCTGCTCCGACGTCACCTGCCTGAGGGGTAAGTCGGCTCTGGAACTTCTCGCGCAGCCCGCACTGCCTCTGCCCGGATACGGCAACGCCGTGCTGCCGGAAGACCCGGCGGAGGTGTTCGCCGAGGGACGCTTCCACCGGGTGCCGATCCTGTCCGGCATCACCCGGGACGAGGGCACCATGTTCGCATCGATGGTGTTTCCCAAGCTCACCGCCGCACAGTACGTCGATGGCCTCACCCAGATCTTCGGGGAACGGGCACCGGCTGTCCTGGCCGCCTATCCGCCCGGCGACGTGCCCACCCAGCCCGCTGCCGCCGTGCTGAGCGACCTCGACTGGGCGAGGTCGGCGCGGGACACCGATCGGTTGCTGGCCAGGCACGTCCCGGTCTATTCCTACGAGTTCCTCGACCGGACGGCACCGCAGCTGTTCCCGTTCCCCGACGAACAGGTGGAGCCCATGGCATCGCACGGCTCGGAACTGCCGTTCCTCTTCGACCCGTCGTGGGAATCCGCCCCGCTCACCGACAAGCAGCGTCGACTCGGCGACCTGATGATCGGCTACTGGGCGCGGTTCGCCGCCACGGGCAACCCCAACGGCCACGGCCTACCGGCGTGGCGGCAGCACCCGTACGTCCAGGGCCTGGACCTCGACAGGGTGGGCCACTTCGACCGGAGCGCCGCGCACCGGCTGACCTTCTGGGACGGCATCTGAGCCCGAAAGCGACGCGGACACCTGGCGGGCGATCACGTTCACCACGCATCTCTTGCAGCCGCCGGGCTCGTCGACATGACTCCGCACGACCTACGCGCCACCCACGCAAGCTGGGTGGCTGACTCTCACGGCGTGCTCGTCGATGCCCGACGGTTCGGGCATGCCAACGCCAGCGTCACCACCAGACACCACGCCCGCGCCCTCCCGACGCCCGCGACGCCGAGGCGGCCGTTCACCTCGACAACCTCGGTCGGAGTACGCAACGGGCACGGGATTGTCGAGAGGAAGGAAATGATCTTTGATCAAGGGGCCTGACATGATGCCGCCGGCAGAGTAGAACCTGCGACACACGGTTTAGGAATTCTCGGCCCTGCCGTTCAGGCGGCCTGCCACCTGCCGTTGCTGCTGAGTAGGCACCTCGGCCCCCGTCAGACCTTGACCGTTGTTGTCCGTTCGCTACCGCAGGATCGGGCACGCAACTGGCACGGTCCCGCCGCCGTCCTGACGTCTCGCTTACAAGAACCGTGCGCTTCGTCTGCCTGCGTCCGCATCCGTCGCCCGCCTCGGCCGACCGTCCACGCGACGCCGGGCGTGGTCGTCTTTGTTCCGGCTCGTAGCTGTCACCGTTGCTGTCGACAGCCCGCCCGGGAAAAGGCCACAATTCCCCGTCCGCCTGACGTTGAGCAGCCGGGCCAACGCCAGCGCCGATGAGGTGATTTCATTCGATCATGATCCAGCCCATACGCCGTGGCGCCTACCGGTTCTACGCCCGTCGCCTCCGCGCCCAGTTGGCCGGGAAGTCGCTGCCACGGCACGTGGCAATGGTGATGGACGGGAACCGCCGGTGGGCCAGGCAGGTGGGCTTCGATGACCCCGGGGTGGGCCACCGGTACGGCGCGGAACACGTCCACGAGGTACTGGGCTGGTGTGCCGACATGGGCATCCATCACGTCACTCTGTTCGTGGCCTCCGTCGACAATATGCGTAAGCGGGCATCCGAAGAGGTGGAGAACCTGATGCGGATGATCGAGGAGGTCGTCGCGGAGCCGCTCCTCCGCCCGGCCAATCCCTGGCAGCTTCACCTGGCCGGCCGCGCGGACGTCTTACCCGACTCGACACGCCACGCCCTGAAAATCGCGGAAGACGCCACCCGCGAACGCGGTGCCGAGTTCCATCTCACGGTCGCCATCGGCTACGACGGCCGCGAGGAAATCGTCAGTGCAGTTCGTTCCCTGTTGGAACAGGAGGCACGAGCGGGCGCCACACTCGACGACGTCGCACAGCGGCTAACCGCCGAGACTCTCGCGGCGCACCTGTACACCGGCGGCCAACCCGACCCTGATCTGGTCATCCGCACGAGCGGAGAACGCCGCATGTCCGGATTTCTACTCTGGCAGGCCGCCTACTCCGAGCTGTACTTCTGCGACGTGTACTGGCCCGGCTTCCGGAAGATCGACTTCCTCCGCGCCCTGCGCTCCTACTCGGCCCGCAGTCGACGATTCGGAGCGTGACAATCACATCCCCCTGCTCCCGGTTCCGTGGCGCAACCGCAAGGACTGGCGACCGTCAGACGTTGAAGCGGACCTAAGAGCCGCTATCCCCTACCAGCGGCGACACCGTCGGGCACCTGCTCACACGGCGTCTCGGGCTGTCATGGTTGTTCGCTGGTTGACGACGTTTCACGGTGTCTTGTGCCCCCTGTGTGCCCCAGGGCGGAACGTGTCAAGGGATTGAGGTTAACGGGAGTTAAGCGGCTTGTCGTTGCGGCTCGGGCTTGTTGATCCAGACCTGTTCGGGCAGGTCGAGGATCTTGGGCAGGGGCCGGTTGGTGCCGAACCGTTCCGGGTGCGCCGTCCGGGCTGCGGCGAAAGGGTCCGCGTTCAGGCGGGCCGCAGGCACTCCGGTCGTTCACGCCGGGGCAGAAGCTGGAGTTGTTGGTCGGGTATGAGCAGGCCGTCGCGGCTGGTGAGGGCGGTGCGTTCCTGCGGCGTGAGGGCTTGTACTCGTCGTTGATGTCGGAGTGGCGCCGGGCCCGCGACGCGGGTCTGTTGCGGGGCAAGCCGGCTGGGGAGACGGTTGGGAGGCCGTCGGCGGAGCAGGCTGAGATCGCCCGGTTACGCCGTGAGTTGGAGTTGGCGCAGGCGAAGCTGGCACGGACCGAGACGGCGTTGACGATCATGGGAAAAGCGCGCGAGCTCTTGGAGGACATCTCCAGGAGCGAGCCGGACGGTCCGGACGTGTTCGGGCTCGGCAGGCGCTGATGGCCGCCTATCATGCGTTGACCAGCGAGAGGATCACGACGCGGGACGCGAAGCGGCTGACCGGGATCGCCCGGTCCAGCGCCGTACGCGACCGGCGGCGGCCGACGCCGGCGGCGCCGGTGCGGCGGGCGCCGGCGAACGCGCTCACCCCGGCCGAACGTGAGCAGGTCCTGCGGCTGTTGAACAGTGCGGAGTTTGCTACGGCCTGCCTCCTCCGGTTGCCCCCTCTTGACCGCTGTTTCGGGCACGCTTCGCGGGTAGCGCAGGTGCACCAACTCGGGGATGATCATCGTCATGTCGGAGCAAGATCTGGCCGAAACCTGGCGTCGCATCATCCGGGGAGACAACAAGTCCTGGGTCGTGTTCGCCCACGGCACGTGCGTCGTACTACCAGACCCCGGACCCAGCGTTGACCTCGCCGCTCAGGCCGTCGACACCCTGCGCGAGTACGGCCCCGTCTACGCCGGCTCGCCTGCTGGAGACTTTGGCACCATTACCCTCGATCCCGGTCCCGGATGGGTGGTCTACGGCCACCACAACGACGTGCTGACCTACGTAGGACCCGACGAGATCTCGGACAGCAACGATCTGGCCGTTGGTCTGTACGGACGCAGCAAGCGAAACCAGGACGGCCATGAGCTTGACGTCGTACACGTCGAGGACAAGCG
This window harbors:
- the uppS gene encoding polyprenyl diphosphate synthase; the protein is MIQPIRRGAYRFYARRLRAQLAGKSLPRHVAMVMDGNRRWARQVGFDDPGVGHRYGAEHVHEVLGWCADMGIHHVTLFVASVDNMRKRASEEVENLMRMIEEVVAEPLLRPANPWQLHLAGRADVLPDSTRHALKIAEDATRERGAEFHLTVAIGYDGREEIVSAVRSLLEQEARAGATLDDVAQRLTAETLAAHLYTGGQPDPDLVIRTSGERRMSGFLLWQAAYSELYFCDVYWPGFRKIDFLRALRSYSARSRRFGA
- a CDS encoding HAD family hydrolase; its protein translation is MNADLGRLFDEVGAVLLDFDGPVCSVFAGYPAPRVAAELVEVLHRRGIEVPPDLASEPDPLEVLRRIGATGDQKVTQAVEDALCAAERQAVETAEPTPYGREVVVAARQAGLPVAVVSNNSAGAVSAYLAAHRLAVHVSPIVGRAYAAPERMKPNPEPIRQAAHAVGGAPARCVLIGDSLSDIDGARAAGARVIGYANRPAKVEKFQEAGADVVVTSMREIADVLVARMNS
- a CDS encoding carboxylesterase/lipase family protein — translated: MTVSKGESNSGVARAGSDYDAARLATRGDIVVVTLNYRLGIFGFFGHPGLPDSGAFGVQDQQAALGWVRRNATAFGGDPGNVTLVGESLGSHSVCAQLAAPASAGLFHRAITQSSPCWSQDDLPAVLGVPPWVPASAHEGHGQLIAERLSCSDVTCLRGKSALELLAQPALPLPGYGNAVLPEDPAEVFAEGRFHRVPILSGITRDEGTMFASMVFPKLTAAQYVDGLTQIFGERAPAVLAAYPPGDVPTQPAAAVLSDLDWARSARDTDRLLARHVPVYSYEFLDRTAPQLFPFPDEQVEPMASHGSELPFLFDPSWESAPLTDKQRRLGDLMIGYWARFAATGNPNGHGLPAWRQHPYVQGLDLDRVGHFDRSAAHRLTFWDGI